From the Micromonospora lupini genome, one window contains:
- a CDS encoding AMP-binding protein has product MTVRAVSESPLLSWLERPRQDRGVHFAAGGDDWTFLSYAELADRTRVILAGLRAVGVTPGDVVSIVEPAGPDFVATLFAAMAAGAAPSPIAPPLNFQDRAVYGEHVSGLLRAAAPRVVVCAATLTAAIAPLAESAGVPRVLSADELADAAGGSRGAVADPGPLALLQFTSGSSGRARGVQVPHAALAANVAAIRRWLAMTPDDPTASWLPVHHDMGLIGCLVTPVVNTSDLWLMPPEEFVRNPGRYLRCFGAHGARLTSMPNFGLEYIARRVRPEALTGLDFSAWRAVIIGAERVDAEALRRFCALLGPHGFDTRALLPAYGLAEATLAVTGLPLDELYHAVELRPDRLRLGARAVDDPAEPVDGGVEAYPVVGCGRPLTGVRVRIVDEAGTPLPDGVVGEIEVHGPSVAQGYVNEADSASQTALGGGVLRTADAGFLHDGQLHVLGRLGDSMKVRGRAVFAEDLEWAICRPGVPAQRMAALLGHRAGTATVVAVFEQAQPEWLAQAERELRRRAEGAQVVIVDAPRGTITRTSSGKPKRRQLWQAFVDDRLPGTVVTTGPGGQRDQTEQKTTAS; this is encoded by the coding sequence ATGACCGTACGCGCCGTGTCGGAATCGCCGCTGCTGAGCTGGCTGGAGCGTCCCCGGCAGGACCGGGGTGTGCACTTCGCCGCCGGCGGCGACGACTGGACCTTCCTGTCGTACGCCGAGCTGGCCGACCGGACCCGGGTGATCCTGGCCGGCCTGCGGGCGGTCGGGGTGACGCCTGGCGACGTGGTGTCCATCGTCGAGCCCGCCGGCCCCGACTTCGTCGCCACGCTGTTCGCCGCGATGGCCGCCGGTGCGGCGCCCTCGCCGATCGCCCCACCGCTGAACTTCCAGGACCGCGCGGTCTACGGGGAGCACGTGTCGGGTCTCCTGCGCGCCGCCGCGCCGCGGGTGGTGGTCTGCGCGGCCACCCTCACCGCAGCCATCGCGCCGCTTGCCGAAAGCGCCGGGGTCCCGCGCGTGCTGAGCGCCGACGAGCTGGCCGACGCCGCCGGCGGATCCCGGGGGGCGGTCGCGGATCCCGGCCCGCTGGCCCTGCTGCAGTTCACGTCCGGCTCCAGCGGCCGCGCCCGCGGCGTGCAGGTGCCGCACGCCGCGCTTGCCGCGAACGTCGCGGCGATCCGGCGGTGGCTCGCGATGACCCCCGACGACCCGACCGCGTCCTGGCTGCCGGTGCACCACGACATGGGTCTCATCGGCTGCCTGGTCACTCCGGTGGTCAACACCAGCGACCTGTGGCTGATGCCGCCGGAGGAGTTCGTCCGCAACCCCGGGCGCTACCTGCGCTGCTTCGGGGCGCACGGCGCGCGGCTGACCTCGATGCCGAACTTCGGGCTGGAGTACATCGCCCGCCGCGTTCGTCCCGAGGCGCTCACCGGGCTGGACTTCTCCGCCTGGCGCGCGGTCATCATCGGCGCCGAACGCGTCGACGCCGAGGCGCTGCGCCGCTTCTGCGCGCTGCTCGGCCCGCACGGCTTCGACACGCGCGCGCTGCTGCCCGCGTACGGGCTGGCCGAGGCGACCCTTGCCGTCACCGGGCTGCCGCTCGACGAGCTGTACCACGCCGTCGAGCTGCGCCCCGACCGGCTGCGGCTGGGCGCGCGGGCCGTCGATGACCCGGCCGAACCGGTCGACGGCGGCGTCGAGGCGTACCCGGTGGTGGGTTGCGGACGACCGCTGACCGGGGTGCGGGTGCGGATCGTGGACGAGGCGGGCACGCCGCTGCCGGACGGGGTGGTCGGCGAGATCGAGGTGCACGGTCCGTCGGTCGCCCAGGGGTACGTCAACGAGGCCGACTCGGCGTCGCAGACCGCGCTGGGCGGCGGGGTGCTGCGCACCGCCGACGCCGGGTTCCTGCACGACGGGCAGTTGCACGTGCTGGGCCGGCTCGGCGACAGCATGAAGGTACGCGGCCGGGCGGTCTTCGCCGAGGATCTCGAGTGGGCCATCTGCCGCCCCGGGGTGCCGGCGCAGCGGATGGCCGCGCTGCTTGGCCACCGCGCCGGCACCGCGACAGTGGTGGCCGTCTTCGAACAGGCCCAGCCGGAGTGGCTGGCGCAGGCGGAGCGCGAGCTGCGCCGCCGGGCGGAGGGCGCGCAGGTGGTCATCGTGGACGCGCCACGCGGCACCATCACCCGCACCTCAAGCGGCAAACCCAAACGACGCCAGCTGTGGCAGGCGTTCGTCGATGACCGGCTGCCCGGCACCGTGGTCACCACGGGACCGGGAGGTCAGCGGGACCAGACCGAGCAGAAGACGACGGCGTCCTGA
- a CDS encoding acyl carrier protein produces the protein MTDATRSTTAEVRTEAEVRDSVTAIVTELAPNPEQTEGAGDSRLVEDLGFHSLALLELAFTLEDEFELPPIDETTARKIVTIDAVVEHVKDILRSRGELAS, from the coding sequence ATGACCGACGCGACCAGGTCGACGACAGCCGAGGTGCGGACCGAGGCGGAGGTGCGGGACTCGGTGACGGCGATCGTCACCGAACTGGCGCCCAACCCGGAGCAGACCGAGGGGGCGGGTGACTCGCGGCTGGTCGAGGACCTCGGCTTCCACTCCCTCGCGCTGCTTGAGTTGGCCTTCACCCTTGAGGACGAGTTCGAGCTGCCGCCCATCGACGAGACGACGGCCCGCAAGATCGTCACGATCGACGCGGTGGTGGAGCACGTGAAGGACATCCTGCGCTCGCGCGGCGAGCTGGCCAGTTGA
- a CDS encoding class I SAM-dependent methyltransferase: protein MTGRPGHAPGTATLRPPVPGEPDQRARALSLRLFLAMLHTQELLAGYLGARLGLYEALDRGPADVAELCARTGIDSRYAREWLEQQAVAGFVDVDDVTAAPERRVYRLPPGHAEVLLASDSPLSLVSLTMLPLGGVAAALPALLEAYRTGGGVPDEVYGDDWRHGHSGANRALFTYSLPGWLSSALPQLHERLAAAPSRIADIGCGAGWAAVALARAYPLAEVDGYDLDAPTVAAAQANAASAGVADRVRFHRRDAADPELAGRYDLVCVFDALHEMSQPVSVLAACRRLRADGGAVVVLDAKVAHRFVAPGDEVERFQYATSVLHCLPAGLAAPGSTASGTVLRPAQVRRFATEAGFADMQIVPVDDRFHRLYHLTG from the coding sequence TTGACCGGCCGCCCGGGGCACGCGCCGGGCACGGCGACACTGCGCCCGCCGGTGCCCGGCGAGCCGGACCAGCGGGCCCGGGCGTTGTCGCTGCGGCTGTTCCTGGCCATGCTGCACACCCAGGAGCTGCTGGCCGGCTACCTGGGCGCCCGGCTGGGGCTGTACGAGGCGCTGGACCGTGGCCCGGCCGACGTGGCCGAGCTGTGCGCGCGTACCGGGATCGACAGCCGGTACGCGCGCGAGTGGCTGGAACAGCAGGCGGTCGCCGGGTTCGTCGACGTGGACGACGTGACGGCCGCCCCCGAGCGGCGGGTCTACCGGCTGCCGCCGGGGCACGCCGAGGTGCTGCTCGCCTCGGACAGCCCGCTGTCACTTGTGTCGCTGACCATGCTGCCGCTGGGCGGGGTGGCCGCCGCGTTGCCGGCGCTGCTGGAGGCGTACCGCACCGGCGGCGGTGTGCCCGACGAGGTGTACGGCGACGACTGGCGGCACGGGCACTCGGGCGCCAACCGCGCGCTGTTCACGTACTCCCTGCCGGGGTGGCTCTCCTCGGCGCTGCCGCAGCTCCACGAGCGGCTCGCCGCCGCGCCGAGCCGGATCGCCGACATCGGCTGCGGCGCGGGCTGGGCGGCGGTCGCGCTGGCCCGGGCGTACCCCCTCGCCGAGGTCGACGGCTACGACCTGGACGCGCCGACGGTGGCCGCGGCGCAGGCGAACGCCGCGTCCGCAGGCGTCGCCGACCGCGTGCGGTTCCATCGGCGCGACGCCGCGGATCCGGAGCTGGCCGGCCGGTACGACCTGGTCTGCGTCTTCGACGCGCTGCACGAGATGAGCCAGCCGGTGTCGGTGCTGGCGGCCTGTCGGCGGCTGCGCGCCGACGGTGGCGCGGTGGTGGTGCTCGACGCCAAGGTGGCGCACCGGTTCGTCGCGCCCGGCGACGAGGTCGAGCGTTTCCAGTACGCCACGAGCGTGCTGCACTGTCTGCCGGCCGGTCTGGCCGCGCCCGGCTCGACGGCCAGCGGCACGGTCCTGCGGCCCGCGCAGGTCCGCCGGTTCGCCACCGAGGCCGGCTTCGCCGACATGCAGATCGTGCCCGTGGACGACCGGTTCCACAGGCTGTACCACCTGACCGGCTGA
- a CDS encoding (2,3-dihydroxybenzoyl)adenylate synthase: MLDGCVSWPRELAERYRAQGYWRGESLADLGRDWARTDPERVALVTGDRRVSYGDLDRRAERMAAGLRAHGIGRHDRVVVQLPNSVEFVVLCLALFRLGALPVLALPAHRRAEIGHLCAHTEAVAYVTVDQVQGYDLRKLAADVRAETPSLREVFVVGDPGEFTALSEVDAEPVPLPAPDPSDVAFFLLSGGSTGLPKLIPRTHDDYAYQLRATAAAMGFGPDGVYLAALPVAHNAALGCPGVLGALRVGATAVLAGSPSPDEAFRLIARERVTLTTLMPPFLPLWADLAPVLGADLSGLVVEVGGANLSPAVADRVTRELGIRLAHFFGMAEGPICCTRPDDPPELAAHTQGRPLSAADEFRIVDEDGRQVAAGEVGELTVRGPTTLRGYYRVPEYNAHTFTPDGFLRTGDLVRWTPTGELVVVGRIKEVVNRGGEKVPAGEVEEHLLAHPAVREVAVLAVPDRVLGEKTCAVVVPRADAPTLGQLRDFLTDRGLAAYKLPDRLELRTALPHTAVGKVDKRALGVELAG, encoded by the coding sequence ATGCTGGACGGATGTGTGAGCTGGCCGCGGGAGCTGGCCGAGCGTTACCGCGCGCAGGGCTACTGGCGCGGCGAGTCCCTCGCCGACCTGGGCCGGGATTGGGCGCGGACAGACCCGGAGCGCGTCGCGCTTGTCACCGGCGACCGGCGGGTGTCCTACGGCGACCTCGACCGCCGGGCCGAACGGATGGCCGCCGGGCTGCGGGCCCACGGCATCGGCCGGCACGACCGGGTGGTGGTCCAACTGCCCAACAGCGTCGAGTTCGTGGTGCTGTGCCTGGCGCTGTTCCGCCTGGGTGCGCTGCCCGTGCTGGCCCTGCCGGCGCACCGGCGTGCCGAGATCGGTCACCTGTGCGCGCACACCGAGGCGGTCGCGTACGTGACCGTCGACCAGGTCCAGGGGTACGACCTGCGCAAGCTCGCCGCCGACGTACGCGCCGAGACGCCGTCGCTGCGGGAGGTGTTCGTCGTCGGCGACCCCGGCGAGTTCACCGCCCTGTCCGAGGTGGACGCCGAGCCGGTGCCGCTGCCCGCCCCGGACCCGTCGGACGTCGCGTTCTTCCTGCTCTCCGGCGGCTCGACAGGTCTGCCGAAGCTGATCCCCCGCACCCACGACGACTACGCGTACCAGCTTCGGGCGACGGCGGCGGCGATGGGTTTCGGGCCGGACGGGGTCTATCTCGCGGCGCTGCCGGTCGCCCACAACGCGGCGCTCGGCTGCCCCGGCGTCCTCGGCGCGCTGCGGGTCGGCGCCACGGCCGTGCTGGCCGGCAGTCCCAGCCCCGACGAGGCGTTCCGGCTGATCGCCCGCGAGCGGGTCACCCTGACCACGCTGATGCCGCCCTTCCTGCCGCTGTGGGCCGACCTCGCGCCGGTGCTCGGCGCCGACCTGAGCGGCCTGGTGGTGGAGGTCGGCGGCGCCAACCTCAGTCCCGCGGTGGCCGACCGGGTGACCCGGGAGCTGGGGATCCGCCTGGCGCACTTCTTCGGCATGGCCGAGGGCCCGATCTGCTGCACCCGCCCGGACGACCCGCCGGAGCTGGCCGCGCACACCCAGGGCCGTCCGCTGTCGGCCGCCGACGAGTTCCGGATCGTCGACGAGGACGGCCGGCAGGTCGCGGCCGGCGAGGTGGGTGAGCTGACCGTGCGCGGGCCGACCACCCTGCGCGGCTACTACCGGGTGCCGGAGTACAACGCGCACACCTTCACCCCGGACGGCTTCCTGCGCACCGGGGACCTGGTCCGGTGGACGCCGACGGGTGAGCTGGTCGTGGTCGGCCGGATCAAGGAGGTCGTCAACCGGGGCGGCGAGAAGGTCCCGGCCGGCGAGGTCGAGGAGCATCTGCTCGCCCACCCGGCGGTCCGCGAGGTCGCCGTGCTCGCCGTCCCCGACCGGGTCCTGGGCGAGAAGACCTGCGCGGTGGTCGTCCCCCGCGCCGACGCCCCCACGCTTGGGCAACTGCGTGACTTCCTCACCGACCGGGGGCTCGCCGCGTACAAGCTGCCCGACCGGTTGGAGCTGCGCACGGCGCTGCCGCACACCGCTGTGGGCAAGGTGGACAAGCGGGCGCTCGGCGTCGAGCTGGCGGGCTGA
- a CDS encoding methyltransferase produces MLAARPRTDLGALTRLTELADYIVPFTIRVIAHLGVADQLVDGPRPVTELAEATGAHAPSLLRALRALAGKGIFTEVEPEVFGLTKLAEPLRTDHPLSLRDAYPLMAADVRAWAGLGECLRTGEAAFPRIHRADYWSYLAGHPADSLAVDRWMSSLTRLHLRTVLPAWPWARARQLVDVGGGDGAFLAGLLRRCPHLHGTLLDLPHVVAAAPALLAEAGVADRCRIVAGSFFDPLPADADLYVLKTILPGWDDADATAILRRIAAAMGPQSRLLLLEAIIPTGDVFDVAKLVDLHTLVLTGGRHRTRDDLVDLLAGAGLRLDRVVATPTLTVIAAGPAGPQLTSP; encoded by the coding sequence ATGCTGGCGGCGCGGCCCCGTACCGACCTCGGTGCGCTGACCCGGCTCACCGAACTCGCCGACTACATCGTGCCGTTCACCATCCGGGTGATCGCCCACCTGGGCGTCGCCGACCAGCTCGTCGACGGGCCACGGCCGGTCACCGAGCTGGCCGAGGCCACCGGCGCGCACGCCCCGTCGCTGCTGCGCGCCCTGCGCGCACTCGCCGGCAAGGGCATCTTCACCGAGGTCGAACCCGAGGTGTTCGGCCTGACGAAACTCGCCGAGCCGCTGCGCACCGACCACCCACTGTCGCTGCGCGACGCGTACCCCCTGATGGCCGCGGACGTGCGCGCCTGGGCCGGGCTCGGCGAGTGCCTGCGCACCGGCGAGGCCGCCTTTCCCCGGATCCACCGCGCCGACTACTGGTCCTACCTGGCCGGGCATCCCGCCGACAGCCTCGCCGTCGACCGCTGGATGTCAAGCCTGACCCGGCTGCACCTGCGGACCGTACTGCCCGCGTGGCCGTGGGCGCGGGCCCGGCAGCTCGTCGACGTGGGCGGCGGCGACGGCGCGTTCCTTGCCGGCCTGCTGCGCCGCTGCCCGCACCTGCACGGCACCCTGCTCGACCTGCCCCACGTGGTGGCCGCCGCGCCGGCGCTGCTCGCCGAGGCCGGGGTGGCCGACAGGTGCCGGATCGTGGCGGGCAGCTTCTTCGACCCGCTGCCGGCCGACGCCGACCTGTACGTGCTCAAGACGATCCTGCCCGGCTGGGACGACGCCGACGCCACGGCCATCCTGCGCCGGATCGCCGCGGCCATGGGTCCGCAGAGCCGGCTGTTGCTGCTGGAAGCGATCATCCCCACCGGCGACGTCTTCGACGTCGCCAAACTCGTCGACCTGCACACCCTGGTGCTCACCGGCGGTCGGCACCGCACCCGTGACGACCTCGTCGACCTGTTGGCCGGCGCCGGCCTGCGGCTGGACCGGGTCGTCGCCACGCCCACCCTCACCGTGATCGCCGCCGGTCCCGCCGGGCCGCAGCTGACATCCCCCTAG
- a CDS encoding methyltransferase, with protein MAPSRPRIDIESVFRLTELADYIVPFTVRAVAELGVADQLVDGPRPVTELAEATGAHAPSLLRALRALAGKGIFTEVEPEVFGLTKLAEPLRTDHPLSLRDAYPLLEPDIEAWAHFDHSIRTGQASFDQVHPEGYWPYMAAHPHDSARFDASQQAATRLELRAALPAYPWGELTTVVDVGGGNGAFLGGIMARFPQLQGTLFDLPHVVAEAEPVLQKLGVAQRCTVTGGSFFETIPAGADAYLLKRILYGWDDDNAVRLLTAVRAAMRPDSRLLVLEPVVEAGDRFDVGRLYDLLLLAMVGGGARSREHIERLLDAADLRLGRSVPTMMFPILEIVPKEA; from the coding sequence ATGGCCCCGAGCCGACCCCGGATCGACATCGAGTCGGTGTTCCGACTGACCGAGCTGGCCGACTACATCGTGCCGTTCACCGTGCGCGCGGTCGCCGAGTTGGGTGTCGCCGACCAGCTCGTCGACGGGCCACGGCCGGTCACCGAGCTGGCCGAGGCCACCGGCGCGCACGCCCCGTCGCTGCTGCGCGCCCTGCGCGCGCTCGCCGGCAAGGGCATCTTCACCGAGGTCGAACCCGAGGTGTTCGGCCTGACGAAACTCGCCGAGCCGCTGCGCACCGACCACCCGCTGTCCCTGCGCGACGCGTACCCGCTGCTGGAGCCGGACATCGAGGCGTGGGCCCACTTCGACCACAGCATCCGCACCGGGCAGGCGTCGTTCGACCAGGTCCACCCCGAGGGCTACTGGCCGTACATGGCCGCCCACCCGCACGACAGTGCCCGCTTCGACGCCTCCCAACAGGCGGCCACCCGGCTGGAGCTGCGGGCAGCGCTGCCCGCGTACCCCTGGGGTGAGCTGACAACAGTTGTCGACGTCGGCGGCGGCAACGGCGCCTTCCTCGGCGGCATCATGGCCCGCTTCCCGCAGCTGCAAGGCACCCTGTTCGACCTGCCGCACGTCGTCGCCGAGGCCGAACCGGTGCTGCAGAAGCTCGGCGTGGCGCAGCGGTGCACGGTGACCGGCGGCAGCTTCTTCGAGACCATCCCGGCCGGCGCGGACGCGTACCTGCTCAAGCGGATCCTCTACGGCTGGGACGACGACAACGCCGTACGGCTGTTGACGGCCGTGCGGGCGGCGATGCGGCCGGACAGCCGGCTGCTCGTGCTGGAGCCCGTGGTCGAGGCCGGCGACCGCTTCGACGTGGGACGCCTCTACGACCTGCTCCTGCTGGCCATGGTCGGCGGCGGCGCCCGCTCGCGCGAGCACATCGAACGGCTGCTGGACGCCGCCGACCTGCGGTTGGGGCGCAGCGTGCCCACCATGATGTTCCCCATCCTCGAGATCGTCCCGAAGGAGGCGTGA
- a CDS encoding ferredoxin: MRLVVDFSRCESNAVCVGQAPEVFDVADDDRLHITEQPLEGSLANRVREAARRCPKQALSVVDD; this comes from the coding sequence ATGCGACTGGTCGTGGACTTCTCCCGCTGTGAGAGCAACGCGGTCTGCGTGGGGCAGGCGCCGGAGGTGTTCGACGTCGCCGACGACGACCGGCTGCACATCACCGAACAGCCGCTGGAAGGGTCGCTTGCCAACCGGGTACGCGAGGCCGCGCGCCGCTGCCCCAAGCAGGCGCTGTCCGTGGTGGACGACTGA
- a CDS encoding xanthine dehydrogenase family protein molybdopterin-binding subunit, which yields MSLIGRPVRRTEDRALLTTGGTYVDDVRVPGSLELVVVRSTVAHGRLRGVDTDAARRAPGVVAVFTAADVDLPPLPPEAGVLNQKMTTPVLADGVVRFVGEPVAAVLATSRAEAVDAAALVETDIEALPVLVDVEEALADDLVLHPEAGTNMVLKLGFRRPAGRAELHEGAEVIVRQRMRNPRVAPCPLEARAGQAEWGPGGLRYRAGSQAVHLWRNQLAAALGEPEDRVQVVNGDVGGAFGSKAFASREDVLVAWASRRLGRPVRWAETRSESMTAAGHGRAQHQSAELGGTRDGRIVSYALEIVQDAGAYPRIGAILPFWTRTMLTGPYAISRAKFSSSSVTTTTTPVVSYRGAGQPEAVAALERMVDLYAAEIGLDPAEVRRRNLLPPESFPVTTVTRARYDTGDYPAALERVLAEADYQALRAEQAARRERGDVEQLGIGLSTFVEITGADTRSEYASIRVDDTGRFTVHSGTCPHGQGHVTAWAMLAADVLAVALDRVDVRHSDTATVAAGGGTGGSRSLQTGGMAVREAALALVERGRDAAAVHLGVPRDDVEYASGRFRSTAGHVVYWTELAAADGLSAEANFQPTAATCPFGAHLAVVLVDTETGQVTLRRVVAVDDAGVLLNPLLAEGQVHGGLAQGAGQALVEEVRFAADGTPLHGDLHRYAMVGAAELPSFETVAMQTPTPVNALGAKGLGESGAVGFPPAVQNAVVDAVRHLGVRHIDMPVTAERVWTAIQAATVG from the coding sequence ATGTCATTGATCGGCCGACCGGTCCGGCGCACCGAGGACCGCGCCCTGCTCACCACCGGCGGCACCTACGTCGACGACGTACGGGTGCCCGGCTCGCTGGAGCTGGTCGTGGTCCGCTCGACGGTGGCCCACGGCCGGCTGCGGGGCGTGGACACCGACGCCGCCCGCCGGGCGCCAGGAGTGGTCGCGGTGTTCACGGCGGCGGACGTGGACCTGCCGCCGCTGCCGCCCGAGGCCGGGGTGCTCAACCAGAAGATGACCACCCCGGTGCTCGCCGACGGCGTGGTGCGCTTCGTCGGCGAACCCGTCGCCGCGGTGCTGGCGACCAGCCGCGCCGAGGCCGTCGACGCCGCCGCGCTCGTCGAAACCGACATCGAGGCACTGCCGGTGCTTGTCGACGTCGAGGAGGCGCTCGCCGACGACCTGGTGCTGCACCCCGAGGCCGGCACGAACATGGTGCTCAAGCTGGGCTTCCGGCGGCCGGCCGGGCGTGCCGAGCTGCACGAGGGCGCCGAGGTGATCGTTCGGCAGCGGATGCGCAACCCCCGGGTCGCGCCGTGCCCCCTGGAAGCCCGCGCCGGGCAGGCCGAGTGGGGACCGGGCGGGCTGCGCTACCGCGCCGGCAGCCAGGCCGTGCACCTGTGGCGCAACCAGCTCGCGGCAGCCCTCGGTGAGCCGGAGGACCGGGTCCAGGTGGTCAACGGCGACGTCGGTGGGGCGTTCGGCTCCAAGGCGTTCGCCAGCCGGGAGGACGTCCTCGTCGCCTGGGCCAGCCGTCGACTCGGTCGCCCGGTGCGCTGGGCGGAGACCCGCAGCGAGAGCATGACCGCCGCCGGGCACGGCCGGGCCCAGCACCAGAGCGCCGAGCTGGGCGGCACCCGCGACGGGCGGATCGTGTCGTACGCGCTGGAGATCGTGCAGGACGCCGGGGCGTACCCGCGCATCGGCGCGATCCTGCCGTTCTGGACCCGCACGATGCTCACCGGCCCCTACGCGATCAGCCGGGCGAAGTTCAGCTCGTCAAGCGTCACCACCACGACCACGCCCGTGGTGTCGTACCGGGGCGCCGGGCAGCCGGAGGCCGTCGCCGCGCTGGAGCGGATGGTCGACCTGTACGCGGCGGAGATCGGCCTGGACCCGGCCGAGGTACGCCGGCGCAACCTGCTGCCCCCGGAGAGCTTCCCGGTGACGACCGTGACGCGTGCCCGCTACGACACCGGCGACTACCCGGCGGCGCTCGAGCGGGTGCTCGCCGAGGCCGACTACCAGGCGTTGCGCGCCGAGCAGGCGGCCCGCCGCGAGCGCGGCGACGTCGAACAGCTCGGCATCGGACTGTCCACCTTCGTGGAGATCACCGGCGCGGACACCCGCAGCGAGTACGCCTCGATCCGCGTCGACGACACCGGCCGGTTCACCGTTCACTCGGGCACCTGCCCGCACGGGCAAGGGCACGTCACCGCGTGGGCGATGCTCGCCGCCGACGTGCTCGCCGTGGCGCTGGACCGCGTCGACGTACGCCACTCCGACACCGCGACGGTCGCCGCGGGCGGCGGCACCGGCGGGTCCCGGTCGTTGCAGACCGGCGGCATGGCGGTCCGTGAGGCGGCCCTGGCCCTGGTGGAGCGGGGGCGGGACGCGGCGGCCGTCCACCTGGGTGTGCCCCGCGACGACGTGGAGTACGCGTCGGGGCGGTTCCGCTCGACCGCCGGGCACGTCGTCTACTGGACCGAGCTGGCCGCCGCCGACGGGTTGTCCGCGGAGGCGAACTTCCAGCCGACGGCGGCGACCTGCCCGTTCGGCGCGCACCTGGCGGTGGTGCTCGTGGACACCGAGACCGGGCAGGTGACGCTGCGGCGGGTGGTGGCCGTGGACGACGCGGGCGTGCTGCTCAACCCGCTGCTGGCCGAGGGGCAGGTGCACGGCGGCCTCGCGCAGGGCGCCGGTCAGGCGCTGGTGGAGGAGGTCCGCTTCGCCGCCGACGGCACGCCCCTGCACGGTGACCTGCACCGCTACGCCATGGTGGGCGCGGCGGAGCTGCCCTCCTTCGAGACTGTCGCGATGCAGACCCCGACTCCGGTGAACGCGCTGGGCGCCAAGGGCCTGGGCGAGTCGGGGGCGGTCGGGTTCCCGCCGGCGGTGCAGAACGCGGTGGTCGACGCCGTCCGCCACCTGGGCGTGCGGCACATCGACATGCCGGTGACCGCGGAACGGGTCTGGACGGCCATCCAGGCGGCGACGGTGGGTTGA
- a CDS encoding cytochrome P450: MSPPGRVLPARMDPLAPEVVADPYPTYARMRAAGPLCRFGPASWGVTRHRDVAALLRDRRLSNTFPQDDPQFRMAQDLSREVFRRIIPTRDPDDHSRLHQQVVRAFSPGVARRTASRVGDLVDELLTPALDTRRMDAVADLAFPVAATVVCELIGLPAARTRAEVWPRSAALGRAFTPFLPEADRAAADEALAWLRGYVRDLLADRHADLGGDLLDRMLAVADPAEGIEEVVDNIVFLCFTGYETTMNMVCTGSIALADRPDEWRRLRADPSLSATAAEEFVRFDSPIQYTARLALEPIPVGDRVIRPGRSVFLLLGCANHDEDVFPDPGRVDIGRHPNPHVGFGGGVRGCLGAALARIEGAVVFERLARRLTGLDLAADPVREPSALFRSYASIPLAVAPA; encoded by the coding sequence GTGAGCCCCCCCGGCCGCGTCCTGCCGGCGCGGATGGACCCGCTCGCGCCCGAGGTCGTCGCCGACCCCTACCCGACGTACGCGCGGATGCGGGCGGCCGGCCCGCTGTGTCGCTTCGGGCCGGCGAGCTGGGGTGTGACCCGGCACCGGGACGTGGCCGCGCTGCTGCGCGACCGCCGGCTGAGCAACACCTTCCCGCAGGACGACCCGCAGTTCCGGATGGCACAGGACCTCTCCCGCGAGGTCTTCCGCCGCATCATCCCCACCCGCGACCCGGACGACCACAGCCGCCTGCACCAGCAGGTCGTTCGCGCGTTCAGCCCCGGCGTGGCCCGACGCACCGCGAGCCGCGTCGGCGACCTCGTCGACGAGCTGCTCACCCCGGCGCTGGACACCCGCCGAATGGACGCCGTGGCCGACCTGGCGTTCCCGGTCGCCGCGACAGTCGTGTGCGAACTCATCGGCCTGCCGGCGGCGCGGACCCGGGCCGAGGTCTGGCCCCGCTCGGCGGCGCTGGGCCGGGCCTTCACCCCGTTCCTTCCCGAGGCCGACCGCGCGGCGGCCGACGAGGCCCTCGCGTGGCTGCGCGGGTACGTCCGCGACCTGCTCGCCGACCGGCACGCCGACCTCGGCGGCGACCTGCTCGACCGGATGCTCGCCGTGGCCGACCCGGCCGAGGGGATCGAGGAGGTCGTCGACAACATCGTCTTCCTCTGCTTCACCGGCTACGAGACGACGATGAACATGGTCTGCACCGGCAGCATCGCCCTGGCCGACCGGCCCGACGAGTGGCGTCGGCTGCGCGCCGACCCGTCGCTCTCCGCCACCGCGGCCGAGGAGTTCGTCAGGTTCGACTCCCCGATCCAGTACACGGCGCGGCTGGCACTGGAGCCGATCCCGGTCGGCGACCGGGTGATCCGTCCCGGTCGGTCGGTCTTCCTCCTGCTCGGCTGCGCCAACCACGACGAGGACGTCTTTCCAGACCCGGGTCGCGTCGACATCGGCCGCCATCCCAACCCGCACGTCGGCTTCGGCGGCGGCGTGCGCGGCTGCCTCGGCGCCGCGCTGGCCCGCATCGAGGGAGCGGTGGTCTTCGAGCGGCTCGCGCGGCGGCTCACCGGCCTCGACCTGGCCGCGGATCCGGTGCGCGAGCCCAGCGCCCTCTTCCGGTCGTACGCGTCGATCCCGCTCGCCGTCGCCCCCGCCTGA